TGcgcgtgcgacctgcaacaatttttttgcgagacaggtagcaagagaaaaaaggtacgtgtgacagggccttaAGGCCATGTTTGTTTTACTTTTCATGTATGGCCCCATATATGGTAAACATTACCTCccactcctcccccctccctctttcTTTCTATACCCTAGGATTCACCTTTTGCCCCCGTGCCCGTGTCAAAGCCCCCCAATGTTATGCTCTTATTCCTCTGTGACTTGACTTGACTTTAAAACCTCCATAGCTAAAAGTTGCTTCGAAGTTTGCCTCCGTCAAGGAGCATGCTGTCCTCGTCAACTTTTTGCATTTTACTGAGAGCGACAATACTAAAATGCATCTTTCTTAGCATGGAGGCCTCGAGAGATTTTTACATCTCACCAACTTGAACAATAGATTTCGTCCTTCGCGGGAATCCGCACAATGATGATAACTCGTTTGTGACGGTATGGTTTCCTCGAGTTTCTTTACTTCTCACGGAAAGTAACAATAGATAAATTTCTCTGTTTGTGCATGTCGCCCTCAAACACCTCTACATTTCACTGACAGTGACTATGATGAATGGCTCTGGGACTGTATGTTGCCCTCAAACACATCTACATTTCACTGACTGTTTTCAAACATCTCTACATCTCATTGACAGTGACTATAGATAGACGTCTCTGGGACTGTATGTTGCCTTAAACACCTCTACATTTCACTGACAGTGACTATAGATAGACGTCTCTGTGACGGTATGTCGCCCCCAAACCTCTACATTTCACTGACAGTGACTATAGATAGACGTCTCTGTGACGGTATGTCGCCCCCAAACATCTCTACATTTCACTGACAGTGACTATAGATAGACGTCTCTGTGACTGTATGTTGCCATAAACACCTCTACATTTCACTGACAGTGACAATAGATGTATGTCCCTTTGACTGTATGTCGCCCTCAAACATCTCTACATTTCATTGACAGTGACTATAGATGAATGTCCCTTTGACTGTATGTTGCCATAAAACACCTCTACATTTCACTGACTGTTCTTAAACACCTCCTACATTTCACTGACAGTGACTATAGATGAATGTCTCTGTGAAAGCATTGTCACTTCAAGCCGGGATATGTCCCCTGAACTCTTTTTCCTTGTCACATCCTTGTAGTACCTATCTCCTCGAAACAAGGACTGGACCAGCTTACGAATCGCAAACTTAAAGTCAGGTTTAAGAAAACTGTACAAAATAGGATTCACTAGAGATCCAAGAGCGAGCGTGAAGGGTGAGCTTGAATTCAACGCTTTTATCATTAGCTCAGGTTTCCCTATTGCTATGACAGCCGTGACGTAGATCACAGGTAGCCAGCTCAGCACGAACATAACCGATATCACGATGAACACCTTCGCTAGCTTTGCCTCGGAGGATATGCGGCGGCATTTCGTGAGCTCGACTCTGTCGCAGACGAGTCTCGATAGCTTTCGTTCCTTCGCGACGCAAATTCGGACCTGCTTATATATTCGCCAATAGCAGATAAAGATAAAAGTATAAGGGATTATGATGCCCGCGACAAGCATAACGAACTGGTAAACCTGGTGGATGACCCCTGAAGTGCTTGGAAACCACGTGAGAGGAATAACAGCGGACACAAGTCCGGTCACCCAGACCCCAACAAGAATCCGGAAAAAGTACTTTGCGATCGTCGGGGTATACCTTAAAGGCTGCAGTACCGCTAAGTAGCGATCGTAGGTCACTGCGCATAAGTTCGCCACGCTAGAGAGTAGAGATACGCTGTACATTACGTTGAGTGCAACAGGGCTTTCAACTTGTAGCGGGTACTGGATAAACAGGGCCAGGCCTATAAGAATATCCGCAAAGGCCAGAGACACGACGAAGCCGTTCGTGTAAGTCCGCAGAGACCGTGTGCACAGAACTAAGATACAGACGGCAATGTTGGAGGTGATTACGAGAAGTGACAGGACTCCCAAGGAAGTCATCGACCAGAGTGGGTAAACATCCATATTGCACGGGGATATCGCCTTGACGTCAGTGTACTAGAATGGAAAAGAAAGTGGAATTGTATAACGCGATTATCTATCTCCCTTGGTCTCAAATATCTTTAAACTACCCGTAAAAGATAATTTGCGTTCGTTTGTATGTAAGTACTGCAAATAGATGATCCCCCGGGCCAGCTTTCTATGTGGCTACACTTATCATCGAACTACACATGTAACTAGGTAACCGTCACTAGAGGTACAGAATAGCACACGTAGCTTATAATATTGAGATAGTATGCAAGCTGTGTAACTTAAGGATAATGTCACCGCTGGCTTGCATACCCGGTGTTTCTTTTACGTCCCCTTATACATGTttatcaggggcggatctagcctttCGCTGCTCATTGACAAACGAGGGAGGGAgcaatttttttgttacatatggctttctggcagcccagggggggggggggggggggttaaatcCCCTAGACCCTCCCCCTAAATCCTCTACTGTTTATCAAGTGCGATGAGACGGGAACTCTGTTTCAATATCGCTTTCCATAATACTCTCTCCCTAAAGATATCGTTTTGAAAACTCTCTACCTGAAGAGTGTCAGGTTTTATACctctaacaaaaaaacaaggtaACCTGACTAGGAACTATTCTCTGGTTTGAGAGGCGATGCCTGTCCGATTAGACTTAAAATCCCAGaggcaagtttttttttttctacacgCGCTTATACATTTTACAACTACTCACCTTTCACGTCCCCAAAGAGAGTCCGAAATGGGTACTACCACCCGCGAAGTTAAAGTAGTTTAAGTCAAATAGGCTTGCCAAATCGCGCGCCTTGCCTTCTGTTAACGAGTAATGTCTTTGAAGATCCTTGTACGTATGTCCCAACCGCGTTAAGCCAAATCCCTTTACGTGGACTCTATCGATTCAGGGAAAAGGTTTTGATAAACCAGCTTACCTTCAGTAACGTAACTTCAGTTCAGTAAATTTAGTTCAATTGTAATCGTTGCCTTTGGTTAAGTATCTTCTACAGAAAGACGGGTTGTTTAAATGCCCAAACGAGTACTCGTTCTAAGATGATTTCGTAGGACTTGAGCGGTCACACCTCCTTCCCTTTACCAGTGACTGCTATGAGGGTATCGTCGTATACTTGCATACAGCCACGCCCTAAGCCAAAGAGGACTTTAAGAACCGCTATTTTGGCTATAAATATCGATATGACTTACGAGTGGCTGGTATGGTCTACATTAAAAGTCTCTTCAATAGAATTCAAAATTATCTTCAAACCACTATGAGTCAAACCGGTTTGTAGACAGGTCAGGGTAAATCACTCATTTCGCCGAAGTTCACCGAATCAACCAAGCCCCATAGTGAAGCTGCGGATGTGTGGATTCTTCCAACAAGGATTTCTGAGAATCGTTCGAGAAAGCCACCGACGTCTATACGAGAGCGAGGCTCTTAAGAGACGTCAGCACATGGATCCACTCTCAAAGATGGCTTCAATATCTTTTTTCTCCTTTActgaaatttatttttcacgTGAATAAGCTGCGGGTCTCGGGGTCTTGTTACCTAGGAGGAAAAGTCGGAGGAGCGCTTCACACACAAATTGAAAGTCCCTGTTTTTGCACGCAGCGATGCACGTTTTAGCTCTTCACTTTAACGGATGAATCTCAAGATTGAAATCCCACTTTTATGTTGTGCGAGGCTTTTGCTTTGTTGGAGCGAAAAATTAACTTTCTTCTTGATTCGCCGATATTACCTGCCGCCCTTGTTATCTCACAGCAGATCCACGCGAGATAGATTGCTTTTAAGACGTGCGCATAATAACGCTAGATCACGTATTCCAGCGTCTCCTTTGTGCTAAGGATCGTATGATTTGCGTTTTACACTTTGTTTGTTTCTGCTCTTCTGTGAGCTTCCGCTAATTCATTTCCTTGGCAGCCTGCCGGAAAAAAGATATCAATTCAACAAGCGAATAAGATATAAATTCAACAAGCGAATATTTTTCTCAACCAATCACTGCTAAGCTATTGCATAAGCTTTTTATTTCATGCTTTCCCTTTTTAATTATTAC
The DNA window shown above is from Nematostella vectensis chromosome 15, jaNemVect1.1, whole genome shotgun sequence and carries:
- the LOC5506078 gene encoding octopamine receptor beta-1R translates to MDVYPLWSMTSLGVLSLLVITSNIAVCILVLCTRSLRTYTNGFVVSLAFADILIGLALFIQYPLQVESPVALNVMYSVSLLSSVANLCAVTYDRYLAVLQPLRYTPTIAKYFFRILVGVWVTGLVSAVIPLTWFPSTSGVIHQVYQFVMLVAGIIIPYTFIFICYWRIYKQVRICVAKERKLSRLVCDRVELTKCRRISSEAKLAKVFIVISVMFVLSWLPVIYVTAVIAIGKPELMIKALNSSSPFTLALGSLVNPILYSFLKPDFKFAIRKLVQSLFRGDRYYKDVTRKKSSGDISRLEVTMLSQRHSSIVTVSEM